Proteins co-encoded in one Oreochromis aureus strain Israel breed Guangdong linkage group 3, ZZ_aureus, whole genome shotgun sequence genomic window:
- the LOC120438173 gene encoding uncharacterized protein LOC120438173 isoform X1 codes for MNKLPHSCRNQKMAAAQKHVLHVYVERDTTLKLTLLERPKSVEELKEIIKERRFKPRLNGDFSLHYVLMDTTYALCRQEIVGAVGAPRVRDIVDRWPALLMESQVVAEFHRIKNVNLRTQFYKELDRHTPRLITLFRDKAIKTGKIAEELAKLMRIYDIQEQRDVNTRRVLVLHALPVYLREDASTLFRTCDSADGPDLTVTLVALLTVVTDDTTDSALFSPESICIVVEDEILVNGPTNLADSFLLLFGYIYALDLQYPKKLELTFTFIQKVVM; via the exons ATGAATAAACTGCCTCACTCCTGCAG gaacCAAAAGATGGCTGCTGCCCAGAAgcatgtgctgcatgtgtatgtTGAACGAGACACCACCCTGAAACTTACTCTACTTGAGCGACCAAAGTCAGTGGAGGAgctgaaagaaataattaaagAGAGGAGGTTCAAGCCAAGACTGAATGGGGACTTTAGCCTTCACTATGTCCTCATGGACACAACCTATGCCCTATGTCGCCAAGAAATTGTTGGAGCTGTTGGAGCTCCACGAGTGAGAGACATCGTGGACAGATGGCCAGCCCTACTTATGGAGTCAcag GTGGTTGCAGAGTTCCACCGAATCAAGAATGTTAACCTGCGCACTCAATTCTACAAGGAGCTGGACAGACACACGCCTAGACTCATCACTTTGTTCCGAGACAAGGCCATCAAGACTGGCAAGATTGCAGAGGAGCTAGCAAAGCTCATGAGAATTTATGACATTCAG GAACAGCGTGATGTAAATACAAGACGGGTCCTCGTCCTTCATGCACTTCCTGTGTACCTGCGTGAAGATGCCTCCACGTTATTCAGGACTTGTGAT TCAGCAGATGGTCCAGACCTCACTGTCACTCTTGTGGCTCTGCTGACAGTTGTCACGGATGACACTACTGATTCGGCCCTCTTCAGTCCCGAAAGTATCTGCATTGTCGTTGAGGATGAAATACTTGTGAATGGTCCCACAAATCTGGCTGACTCATTTCTCCTGCTCTTTGGGTACATCTATGCACTAGACCTACAATACCCAAAGAAACTTGAGCTTACATTCACATTTATCCAGAAGGTTGTGATGTGA
- the LOC120438173 gene encoding uncharacterized protein LOC120438173 isoform X2 has translation MAAAQKHVLHVYVERDTTLKLTLLERPKSVEELKEIIKERRFKPRLNGDFSLHYVLMDTTYALCRQEIVGAVGAPRVRDIVDRWPALLMESQVVAEFHRIKNVNLRTQFYKELDRHTPRLITLFRDKAIKTGKIAEELAKLMRIYDIQEQRDVNTRRVLVLHALPVYLREDASTLFRTCDSADGPDLTVTLVALLTVVTDDTTDSALFSPESICIVVEDEILVNGPTNLADSFLLLFGYIYALDLQYPKKLELTFTFIQKVVM, from the exons ATGGCTGCTGCCCAGAAgcatgtgctgcatgtgtatgtTGAACGAGACACCACCCTGAAACTTACTCTACTTGAGCGACCAAAGTCAGTGGAGGAgctgaaagaaataattaaagAGAGGAGGTTCAAGCCAAGACTGAATGGGGACTTTAGCCTTCACTATGTCCTCATGGACACAACCTATGCCCTATGTCGCCAAGAAATTGTTGGAGCTGTTGGAGCTCCACGAGTGAGAGACATCGTGGACAGATGGCCAGCCCTACTTATGGAGTCAcag GTGGTTGCAGAGTTCCACCGAATCAAGAATGTTAACCTGCGCACTCAATTCTACAAGGAGCTGGACAGACACACGCCTAGACTCATCACTTTGTTCCGAGACAAGGCCATCAAGACTGGCAAGATTGCAGAGGAGCTAGCAAAGCTCATGAGAATTTATGACATTCAG GAACAGCGTGATGTAAATACAAGACGGGTCCTCGTCCTTCATGCACTTCCTGTGTACCTGCGTGAAGATGCCTCCACGTTATTCAGGACTTGTGAT TCAGCAGATGGTCCAGACCTCACTGTCACTCTTGTGGCTCTGCTGACAGTTGTCACGGATGACACTACTGATTCGGCCCTCTTCAGTCCCGAAAGTATCTGCATTGTCGTTGAGGATGAAATACTTGTGAATGGTCCCACAAATCTGGCTGACTCATTTCTCCTGCTCTTTGGGTACATCTATGCACTAGACCTACAATACCCAAAGAAACTTGAGCTTACATTCACATTTATCCAGAAGGTTGTGATGTGA